From Trueperella pecoris, a single genomic window includes:
- the ychF gene encoding redox-regulated ATPase YchF: MSLTIGIAGLPNVGKSTLFNALTRANVLAANYPFATIEPNVGVVPLPDPRLEKLAEIFGSQKILPATVSFVDIAGIVRGASEGEGLGNQFLANIREADAICQVTRAFADPDVTHVDGKVDPKSDIDTITTELVLADIQTLEKQLPRLQKELTGKKIGPEYVQTAKDALDILFDGKTLSAAGKHLDQDILKSFQLMTTKPFIYVFNTDDAGLADTAMQDELRALVAPAEAIFLDAKFESELIELEPNEAQEMLESTGQDEAGLDKLARVGFDTLGLQTYLTVGPKEARAWTIRKGWTAPQAAGVIHTDFERGFIKAQVVSFDELVEYGSMNEAKAHGRVRMEGKDYVMADGDVVEFRTGLTSGGNK; encoded by the coding sequence GTGAGCTTAACAATTGGAATTGCAGGACTGCCCAACGTCGGTAAGTCGACCCTCTTTAATGCCCTGACCCGCGCCAACGTCCTTGCGGCGAATTACCCGTTCGCGACGATCGAGCCCAACGTCGGCGTCGTTCCGCTTCCGGACCCGCGCCTGGAGAAGCTGGCCGAGATCTTTGGCTCGCAAAAGATCCTCCCCGCGACCGTCTCTTTCGTTGATATCGCGGGCATCGTGCGCGGTGCGTCCGAGGGAGAAGGCCTGGGCAACCAGTTCCTCGCCAACATCCGCGAGGCCGACGCCATCTGTCAGGTGACCCGCGCGTTCGCTGACCCGGACGTCACGCACGTCGACGGCAAGGTTGACCCTAAGTCGGACATCGACACGATCACCACCGAGCTCGTCCTCGCCGACATTCAGACGCTCGAAAAGCAACTCCCGCGCCTGCAGAAGGAACTCACGGGCAAGAAGATCGGCCCCGAATACGTCCAGACCGCCAAGGACGCCCTCGACATCCTCTTCGACGGCAAGACGCTTTCGGCCGCCGGCAAGCACCTCGACCAGGATATTTTGAAGTCCTTCCAGCTCATGACGACGAAGCCGTTCATTTACGTCTTCAATACCGACGACGCCGGACTGGCCGACACCGCCATGCAGGACGAACTGCGTGCCCTCGTCGCGCCCGCGGAGGCGATCTTCCTGGATGCGAAATTCGAGTCGGAGCTCATCGAGCTTGAGCCCAACGAGGCCCAGGAGATGCTGGAATCCACCGGCCAGGACGAGGCGGGATTGGACAAGCTGGCACGCGTCGGCTTCGACACGCTGGGGTTGCAGACCTACCTGACGGTTGGCCCGAAGGAAGCTCGCGCGTGGACGATCCGCAAGGGGTGGACCGCGCCCCAGGCCGCCGGCGTCATCCACACGGACTTCGAGCGGGGATTCATTAAAGCCCAAGTCGTGTCTTTCGACGAGCTCGTCGAATACGGCTCCATGAACGAGGCCAAGGCTCATGGCCGCGTGCGCATGGAGGGCAAGGACTACGTGATGGCTGACGGCGACGTCGTGGAGTTCCGCACGGGGCTGACGTCTGGGGGGAACAAGTAG
- a CDS encoding HEPN domain-containing protein, translating to MADNPLNLDEAGEWAGLWWLPDDPDKQVPGILRYDGEGSPSLALIGAFEDRITSDLAPGVTACHEGTKTWDVIHGVAENREVTLLGCVPTRTKRTMGARVKSPDTQTVAATMAIIGAHVSGKEDAAFAVAEVSVEDLGLWAASSVFEVSLGTSEDRIDGTGTISVKPVEAQSVTVDGTEYRLVHTYTLPFFDCRKSRTVARMRDTASIRVCPAEPFTLTAALKAANLMQDLIALATHRAAGVIWLRLEVAETESGPQNGQPLPRRRADVLYPPVALGKHDAKAVDPRRVFFTCATLPFEELVPRWCEAHDRLWAATNMILGLRYAPARFIENNLLTAVGAAEALHRGLDIDEKTPFPKNEFKGMRDAMLGQVPEKHRDRFKGMIRNDPTLRDRLRALAARPDQEAIAQLVPDVNHWAKRTTRARNDLAHEGRTPDDSIEELIAIVETTTAVVILNVLHELGLPAERQRQIVRDHPMLRDTAGRAREWLVASESD from the coding sequence ATGGCCGACAATCCTCTGAATCTCGATGAGGCGGGCGAGTGGGCTGGCCTATGGTGGCTGCCGGACGACCCTGACAAGCAGGTCCCAGGCATCTTGCGGTATGACGGTGAGGGCAGCCCCTCGCTCGCGCTGATCGGAGCATTCGAGGACCGCATCACCTCCGATCTCGCCCCTGGAGTGACGGCCTGCCACGAGGGTACCAAGACATGGGACGTGATCCACGGCGTGGCTGAGAATCGTGAAGTCACCCTCCTCGGCTGTGTCCCCACCCGTACAAAACGGACGATGGGCGCGCGGGTGAAGAGCCCCGACACGCAGACTGTGGCGGCGACGATGGCGATCATCGGCGCGCACGTCAGCGGAAAAGAGGACGCGGCGTTCGCGGTGGCCGAGGTCTCGGTCGAAGACTTGGGGCTGTGGGCTGCGTCGTCCGTGTTCGAGGTTTCCCTTGGCACTTCCGAAGACAGAATTGATGGGACCGGGACCATCTCGGTGAAGCCCGTCGAGGCACAGTCGGTGACAGTCGATGGCACGGAGTACCGCCTCGTGCACACTTACACCCTGCCATTCTTTGACTGCCGTAAGAGCCGAACCGTCGCGCGCATGCGCGACACCGCCTCCATCCGTGTCTGCCCAGCCGAGCCGTTCACCCTGACCGCCGCGCTGAAGGCGGCGAACCTGATGCAGGACTTGATCGCGCTGGCAACGCACCGCGCTGCTGGCGTGATCTGGCTCCGGCTGGAGGTTGCCGAAACCGAGTCGGGCCCGCAGAATGGTCAGCCTTTGCCGCGTCGGCGCGCCGACGTGCTCTATCCGCCCGTAGCGCTCGGCAAGCACGACGCGAAGGCTGTTGACCCTCGCCGAGTATTCTTCACCTGTGCGACGCTCCCGTTCGAGGAACTCGTACCCCGCTGGTGCGAGGCGCATGACCGACTGTGGGCAGCGACCAACATGATTCTGGGTCTGCGCTATGCGCCAGCCCGCTTCATCGAGAACAACCTCCTGACAGCGGTGGGCGCTGCGGAGGCGCTGCACCGCGGACTCGACATCGATGAGAAGACTCCCTTCCCTAAGAACGAGTTCAAGGGGATGCGCGACGCGATGCTTGGCCAGGTGCCTGAAAAGCACCGGGACAGATTCAAGGGGATGATCAGAAATGATCCGACGCTCCGGGATCGGCTTCGCGCCCTGGCCGCGAGACCCGATCAGGAGGCGATCGCGCAGCTTGTGCCAGACGTCAATCACTGGGCGAAGCGGACGACGCGAGCTCGCAATGACCTCGCACACGAAGGCAGGACCCCTGACGATTCCATCGAGGAACTGATCGCGATCGTCGAGACCACGACCGCAGTCGTGATCCTCAACGTCTTGCACGAGCTTGGGCTGCCAGCAGAGCGGCAGCGCCAGATCGTGCGGGATCACCCAATGCTCAGGGATACGGCGGGCCGTGCCCGCGAGTGGTTGGTCGCCTCCGAATCCGACTGA
- a CDS encoding DUF4238 domain-containing protein, protein MTDKRSTAKLHHYVPQGYLRGFATDMERVRVVPLDRSRQPYTPSVKNVAAQNHFHTVGEFDEPDAFEKALSDVEGQALGIIRGLANGEFPLSEENRWAFAHYTALQSVRGPDTRRTTEHLCAAMVRLEVGAGGRKNVGAWIRDNFGVDPTPEQEDRIWDEATQPGGPPISFSNLTHIQNAVETAIELTPYLATRPWTLVRFERRSLITSDAPVSLVRRPNDQPWEGVGFATAWGVTFPLTRKLGLLMSDPMAILEGFEADDPRVQQVREMVLAGRIDQIQPGTTAMEKLFNQHTAQSAREYVFHHPEDECFVPADLPEPDLINIRPVRGLVNMDFDGESAFAPGGDSPTPPEEKSSKSID, encoded by the coding sequence ATGACTGACAAGAGGAGCACGGCGAAGCTGCATCACTATGTGCCGCAGGGATACCTTCGGGGCTTCGCGACGGACATGGAGCGGGTCAGGGTCGTGCCCCTCGACCGCTCTCGGCAGCCATACACGCCGAGCGTGAAGAACGTAGCTGCGCAGAACCACTTCCACACGGTCGGTGAGTTCGATGAGCCGGATGCATTCGAGAAAGCGCTGAGCGACGTCGAGGGCCAAGCTCTCGGCATCATCAGGGGCCTTGCCAACGGCGAGTTTCCCCTCTCCGAGGAGAACAGGTGGGCCTTCGCCCATTACACGGCGTTGCAGAGCGTGCGCGGGCCGGACACCCGGAGGACGACCGAGCATCTCTGCGCGGCCATGGTCCGGTTGGAGGTGGGTGCCGGTGGCCGCAAGAATGTCGGTGCCTGGATCCGTGACAATTTCGGAGTCGACCCGACGCCCGAGCAAGAGGATCGGATCTGGGACGAGGCTACCCAACCTGGTGGACCGCCGATCAGTTTTTCCAACTTGACTCACATTCAGAACGCGGTCGAGACCGCGATCGAGCTGACGCCTTACCTGGCCACCCGCCCCTGGACACTCGTCCGCTTCGAACGGCGCTCTCTCATCACGTCGGATGCTCCGGTCAGCTTGGTGCGCCGACCGAACGACCAGCCGTGGGAGGGAGTCGGCTTCGCCACGGCATGGGGCGTCACGTTCCCGCTCACGCGTAAGCTGGGACTGCTCATGAGTGACCCCATGGCGATATTGGAAGGGTTCGAAGCGGACGATCCGCGCGTCCAGCAGGTCCGCGAGATGGTTCTTGCCGGACGGATCGACCAAATCCAGCCCGGGACCACAGCAATGGAGAAGCTGTTCAACCAGCACACGGCGCAGTCGGCCCGCGAGTACGTCTTTCACCACCCTGAGGACGAGTGCTTCGTCCCTGCCGACTTGCCTGAACCGGATCTCATCAACATCAGACCGGTGAGGGGACTCGTCAACATGGACTTCGACGGTGAGTCGGCGTTCGCACCCGGTGGGGACAGTCCCACGCCGCCTGAGGAAAAGTCTTCCAAGTCGATTGATTAG
- a CDS encoding ATP-binding protein: MKLTSVVPRRVSEVLVEQVRVEPVVALHGPRSVGKSTVLRAFAAQVGSTVIDLDDIEVREAVEGNLVSAVSTATTLCVDEYQRLPDVLDAIKARLNREGSNPGTAVITGSTRQDALPRTVQALTGRLHSQVIWPLSQGEIVGVREDFLECLLVDVGDTVAALPTSTTSRDEYVDRVCSGGMPLALRRTGASRARWFDDFVRASVERDAVELSRVRERQALADLLGHLASQTGQLLNVSAGAQKLGINRATAENHLRLLEDLFLVVRLPAWGKTLRSRVSAKPKVHVVDSGLAARLLRLTPDRLRGLDPATLTDFGHLLETFVVGEVRKQASWLGEPVAFGHWRTSDGDEVDLVIERDDGRVLAIEVKASERAPGSEFRGMAKLRDLLGDRFLGGIMMTAGKRSYTYQDRLHVIPIDRLWTPVGGHASDAVAKG; encoded by the coding sequence ATGAAGCTGACCAGTGTCGTTCCGCGCCGGGTGAGCGAGGTCCTCGTGGAACAGGTGCGCGTGGAGCCGGTGGTAGCGCTTCACGGTCCCCGATCGGTCGGCAAATCGACGGTTCTGCGCGCGTTCGCGGCGCAGGTGGGCAGTACCGTCATCGACCTCGACGACATCGAGGTCCGTGAGGCCGTGGAAGGGAATCTGGTATCGGCTGTATCGACGGCTACGACCCTGTGCGTCGATGAGTACCAGCGACTCCCAGACGTCTTGGATGCGATCAAGGCGCGCCTGAACCGAGAGGGAAGCAACCCGGGTACCGCAGTCATTACGGGATCCACGCGGCAAGACGCCTTGCCGCGCACGGTCCAAGCACTCACGGGTCGCCTGCATTCGCAAGTCATCTGGCCCTTGTCGCAAGGGGAGATCGTCGGCGTCCGGGAGGACTTCCTGGAGTGTCTGCTCGTAGATGTCGGGGACACGGTGGCGGCGCTCCCCACATCAACGACCTCTAGGGACGAGTATGTGGATCGGGTCTGCTCAGGTGGGATGCCGTTAGCGCTGCGCCGTACCGGGGCGTCGCGCGCGCGATGGTTCGACGACTTTGTCCGCGCTTCCGTCGAACGCGATGCCGTCGAGCTCAGTCGAGTTCGGGAGCGTCAGGCCCTTGCCGATCTGCTGGGGCACCTTGCTTCACAGACCGGACAGTTGTTGAATGTCTCCGCCGGAGCGCAGAAACTGGGGATCAATAGGGCAACCGCCGAGAATCACTTGCGCCTGTTGGAGGATCTGTTTCTGGTTGTGCGGCTTCCTGCCTGGGGCAAGACGCTGCGCTCCCGGGTGAGTGCCAAGCCGAAGGTCCATGTCGTCGATTCCGGACTTGCTGCACGGCTGCTTCGCCTCACCCCCGACAGGCTGCGAGGCCTCGACCCGGCGACGCTGACCGATTTCGGTCATCTTCTGGAGACATTCGTGGTGGGGGAGGTCCGCAAACAGGCTTCATGGCTGGGGGAGCCGGTTGCGTTCGGGCATTGGCGCACCAGTGACGGCGACGAGGTCGATCTCGTCATCGAGCGTGATGACGGACGCGTGCTGGCTATAGAGGTCAAAGCGAGCGAACGAGCGCCGGGCTCGGAGTTTCGCGGCATGGCCAAACTTCGTGATCTGCTCGGCGACCGTTTCCTGGGCGGCATCATGATGACCGCCGGAAAGCGCTCCTATACCTACCAGGATCGTCTGCACGTGATCCCCATCGACCGCTTGTGGACGCCGGTCGGCGGGCATGCGTCTGACGCGGTGGCGAAGGGCTAG
- a CDS encoding nucleotidyltransferase family protein, with product MAIEAFLDREEISRAAKRRGVFRLQVFGSAVRGGFSERSDIDFLVDFLPNREDPFEDYVGLRKDLEEITRRDVDLVVERAVRNPFFKESVLESAEDVYVADI from the coding sequence ATGGCTATTGAGGCTTTCTTGGATCGTGAGGAGATTTCGCGCGCCGCAAAGCGGAGGGGAGTCTTTCGTCTTCAGGTTTTTGGGTCTGCGGTGCGAGGGGGATTCAGCGAGCGCAGTGATATCGATTTTCTCGTCGATTTTCTCCCGAATCGGGAAGATCCCTTCGAAGATTACGTAGGGTTACGAAAGGATCTCGAAGAGATAACACGTCGAGACGTCGACTTAGTTGTTGAGCGAGCTGTTCGTAATCCTTTCTTCAAAGAATCCGTTCTGGAATCGGCGGAGGACGTTTATGTTGCCGACATCTAA
- a CDS encoding HepT-like ribonuclease domain-containing protein yields MLPTSKAHLWDAREACRAALSFVDGMDEEDFQASVLHQSAVERQLLILGEALNRLRKTDAETSSQIADLDRIIGMRNILAHEYGVVDCIIVWSVLKNHLPQLSLALTDLLRPIGEGIE; encoded by the coding sequence ATGTTGCCGACATCTAAAGCTCACCTATGGGATGCGCGCGAAGCGTGTCGAGCAGCTCTATCGTTTGTCGATGGAATGGATGAGGAAGATTTCCAGGCGAGTGTGCTCCATCAGTCTGCTGTCGAACGTCAGCTCCTTATTCTTGGTGAGGCGCTCAATCGCTTGAGGAAGACTGATGCTGAAACATCGTCGCAGATCGCAGATCTTGATCGCATAATCGGAATGCGCAATATTCTCGCCCATGAATATGGGGTAGTGGATTGCATCATCGTTTGGTCAGTTTTGAAAAATCATCTTCCGCAGTTATCTCTAGCTTTAACTGATTTACTTCGCCCTATAGGTGAGGGAATTGAGTGA
- a CDS encoding HigA family addiction module antitoxin — MEEKITPVAPGEILFEDFIQPMGITQNKLAVAIGIPPRRINEIVRGKRRITADTALRFGRYFGMSAQFWINLQSHYDLEIARDSLGNELDRIRPLQDL; from the coding sequence ATGGAAGAGAAGATTACGCCGGTGGCTCCCGGAGAAATTCTGTTCGAAGATTTCATTCAGCCGATGGGGATTACGCAGAACAAGCTAGCCGTGGCAATTGGTATTCCGCCGCGTCGGATTAATGAGATTGTGCGGGGAAAGCGCCGGATTACGGCCGATACGGCGTTGCGGTTCGGGCGCTATTTCGGCATGAGTGCCCAGTTCTGGATCAATCTCCAGTCCCATTATGATCTGGAAATTGCGCGAGACTCGCTCGGCAATGAGCTCGATCGAATCCGGCCGCTACAAGACTTGTGA
- a CDS encoding IS3 family transposase (programmed frameshift) — translation MPSKTYTEEFRRDAVAVYENSPGVSINALAAELGVNRNTLQIWVRKYGTGARTTTSTEAASQTPTSVTDAERIRQLERENARLKEERDILRKAAKYFAEGDDLVIHFQFVDDARNDRSVKRLCEVLKLNRSSYYKWKNTSAMRKKRLLSDAILGARVKAVFTKERGCYGAKRITAQLNDDSPGSPVNHKKVARIMRSLQLVGYSKKRKVTTTVSDRRKPVFADLVGRKFTAPAPNQVYVGDITYLPIADGSNMYLATVIDCFSRRLVGFAIADHMRTSLVQDALVMAKGQRGSLDDAIFHSDHGSVYTSHGFQDTCIQLGVRQSMGAIGSSADNALAESFNAALKREVLQDAKTFANQLQCRRDVFRWCTRYNTTPRHSWCGYLAPAVFEQQCPVTLRSAS, via the exons ATGCCCAGCAAGACCTACACTGAGGAATTCCGCCGCGACGCGGTCGCCGTCTACGAGAATTCCCCCGGCGTATCGATCAACGCCCTCGCCGCCGAACTCGGCGTCAACCGCAACACCCTCCAGATCTGGGTCCGCAAATATGGCACCGGCGCCCGCACCACCACCAGCACCGAGGCCGCCTCGCAGACCCCAACATCGGTGACCGATGCCGAACGTATCCGCCAGCTGGAACGGGAAAACGCCCGACTGAAGGAAGAGCGCGACATTCTGCGCAAGGCCGCGAAATATTTCGCGGAAG GAGACGACCTGGTGATCCACTTCCAGTTCGTTGACGACGCCCGGAACGACCGTTCGGTCAAGCGGTTATGTGAGGTTCTGAAACTCAACCGGTCCTCGTACTACAAATGGAAAAACACCTCCGCCATGCGAAAGAAACGTCTGCTCAGCGACGCGATCCTCGGCGCACGGGTCAAGGCCGTGTTCACAAAAGAACGCGGCTGCTACGGTGCCAAACGCATCACGGCGCAACTCAACGACGACTCGCCCGGCAGTCCGGTCAATCACAAGAAAGTCGCCCGGATCATGCGCTCGTTGCAGCTGGTTGGCTACTCGAAGAAACGCAAGGTCACCACGACTGTCTCGGATAGGAGGAAGCCGGTGTTTGCGGACCTGGTGGGGAGGAAATTCACCGCCCCGGCACCGAACCAGGTCTACGTCGGCGATATCACGTACCTGCCGATCGCGGACGGGTCGAATATGTACCTGGCCACGGTCATCGACTGTTTCTCCCGCCGGCTGGTAGGCTTCGCGATCGCCGATCACATGCGTACTTCCCTGGTTCAGGACGCCCTGGTGATGGCCAAGGGCCAGCGCGGAAGTCTCGACGACGCAATTTTTCACTCCGACCACGGAAGCGTATACACCTCGCACGGGTTCCAGGACACCTGCATACAGCTGGGAGTCCGGCAGTCGATGGGCGCGATCGGCAGCAGCGCTGATAACGCCCTGGCGGAGTCCTTCAACGCCGCGTTGAAGCGTGAGGTCCTCCAGGACGCGAAGACGTTTGCCAATCAGTTGCAGTGCCGGCGAGATGTTTTCCGCTGGTGTACCCGCTACAACACCACGCCTCGACATTCCTGGTGCGGGTATCTCGCTCCAGCAGTGTTTGAACAGCAATGTCCTGTTACGCTGAGATCTGCTTCCTGA